In one Kitasatospora cineracea genomic region, the following are encoded:
- a CDS encoding DUF4180 domain-containing protein, whose product MELQELGGERVLVAAAAGEPVAGEREALDLLGDAYYREASWVALPVERLGAEFFRLRSGVAGAVVQKFAQYRTGLAVVGDVSARVAESDALRDFVRESNRGLQLWFVEDLPGLAGRLADRGVIRGS is encoded by the coding sequence ATGGAGCTTCAGGAGCTGGGCGGGGAGCGGGTGTTGGTGGCCGCGGCGGCGGGGGAGCCGGTGGCGGGGGAGCGCGAGGCGCTGGACCTGCTGGGCGACGCGTACTACCGGGAGGCGTCCTGGGTGGCGCTGCCGGTGGAGCGGCTGGGGGCGGAGTTCTTCCGGCTGCGCAGCGGGGTCGCGGGGGCGGTGGTGCAGAAGTTCGCGCAGTACCGGACGGGGCTGGCGGTGGTGGGTGACGTCTCGGCGCGGGTGGCGGAGTCGGACGCGCTGCGGGACTTCGTCCGGGAGAGCAACCGGGGCCTGCAGCTGTGGTTCGTCGAGGACCTGCCGGGGCTGGCCGGGCGGCTGGCGGACCGGGGCGTTATCCGGGGCAGTTGA
- a CDS encoding winged helix DNA-binding domain-containing protein, which translates to MPDVRTLSDRELTVGYFERQLLHRKQELTAAAAVSRLAALQAQYSPSPHLALWARLPGFGQPELEAALRDGTVVKSTLMRGTLHLVPGADYGHLAAAWRRRWLTELRGRHRDTGLDEAALEASLRAFAAVPRSAEELREHTALASGGRVRTEDLLHYPRALLPLVHVAPSGHWRAHGKPRMVLWDGELPPEPAATARLVRRYLAGYGPASRADVAHFGGLRLGQVDPALAELDRQGGLVRHRAEDGRELLDLPGAPPPSDPDRELPVRFLPKWDAALLSHADRTRMLPAAIHRQVYRAVNGTLLASYLVDGLVAGVWEHRCTRGAAVLTLTPLLPHARRPELEREGERLLAFLEPGAESRTVAFAS; encoded by the coding sequence ATGCCCGACGTCCGCACCCTGTCCGACCGCGAGCTGACGGTCGGCTACTTCGAGCGCCAACTGCTGCACCGCAAGCAGGAGTTGACCGCCGCCGCGGCGGTGTCCCGGCTGGCCGCGCTGCAGGCGCAGTACTCGCCGTCGCCGCACCTGGCGCTCTGGGCCCGGCTGCCCGGTTTCGGGCAGCCGGAGCTGGAGGCCGCCCTGCGGGACGGCACCGTGGTCAAGTCGACGCTGATGCGCGGCACCCTGCACCTGGTCCCCGGCGCCGACTACGGGCACCTGGCGGCGGCCTGGCGCCGCCGCTGGCTCACCGAGCTGCGCGGCCGGCACCGGGACACCGGCCTGGACGAGGCGGCCCTGGAAGCCTCGCTGCGGGCCTTCGCGGCCGTCCCGCGCAGCGCCGAGGAGCTGCGCGAGCACACCGCGCTGGCGTCCGGCGGCCGGGTCCGCACCGAGGACCTGCTGCACTACCCGCGGGCGCTGCTCCCGCTGGTGCACGTCGCCCCGTCCGGGCACTGGCGGGCGCACGGCAAGCCCCGGATGGTGCTGTGGGACGGCGAGCTGCCGCCCGAACCGGCCGCCACCGCCCGCCTGGTGCGCCGCTACCTGGCCGGCTACGGCCCGGCCTCGCGGGCCGACGTGGCGCACTTCGGCGGCCTGCGGCTGGGCCAGGTCGACCCGGCGCTGGCCGAACTGGACCGGCAGGGCGGGCTGGTCCGCCACCGGGCCGAGGACGGCCGCGAACTGCTCGACCTGCCCGGCGCCCCGCCGCCGTCCGACCCGGACCGCGAGCTGCCGGTGCGCTTCCTGCCGAAGTGGGACGCCGCGCTGCTCTCGCACGCCGACCGCACCCGGATGCTGCCCGCCGCGATCCACCGGCAGGTCTACCGCGCGGTCAACGGGACGCTGCTGGCCTCCTACCTGGTGGACGGCCTGGTCGCGGGCGTCTGGGAGCACCGCTGCACCCGGGGCGCGGCCGTGCTCACCCTCACCCCGCTGCTGCCGCACGCCCGGCGCCCGGAGCTGGAGCGGGAGGGCGAGCGGCTGCTGGCCTTCCTGGAGCCCGGCGCGGAGAGCCGCACGGTGGCCTTCGCGTCCTGA
- a CDS encoding helix-turn-helix domain-containing protein — MNDFYSVEDVAELLGLHVKTVRGYVRDGKLKAVRIGKQYRIARAEVEAFTGGGMPARPARVDVSAVVQVEGVGARDADRLVTGVLAAAGAWSGGSRPLWVQAVREEERSALRFVVMGPPRRVADMLALIDDLTGEVR; from the coding sequence ATGAATGATTTCTACTCCGTCGAGGACGTGGCGGAGCTGCTCGGCCTGCACGTGAAGACCGTGCGCGGGTACGTGCGGGACGGGAAGCTCAAGGCGGTGCGGATCGGGAAGCAGTACCGGATCGCGCGGGCGGAGGTGGAGGCGTTCACGGGGGGCGGGATGCCGGCGCGGCCGGCGCGGGTGGACGTTTCGGCGGTGGTGCAGGTGGAGGGGGTGGGGGCGCGGGACGCGGACCGCCTGGTGACGGGGGTGCTGGCGGCGGCGGGGGCGTGGTCGGGCGGGTCGCGGCCGCTGTGGGTGCAGGCGGTGCGGGAGGAGGAGCGGAGCGCGTTGCGGTTCGTGGTGATGGGGCCGCCGCGGCGGGTGGCGGACATGTTGGCGTTGATCGACGATCTGACGGGAGAGGTGCGCTGA
- a CDS encoding serine/threonine-protein kinase: MWGRGTVLGGRYALSERLGSGAMGEVWRAEDQVLGRQVAVKIVLPALLEDEVFAARFRREATVLAAMNHRGVVHIHDYGEDGTDPDARTAYIVMELLTGKPLDKARGRTAFPPDRALDVAAQVLDALHAAHQQGIVHRDIKPSNLMIDQDGRVTVTDFGIARTLADTRITTAHAVIGTALYMAPERAEGKDASAVSDLYSVGVVLYELLAGAVPFTGGTPLEVVLKHVREPVPELPAEIPAPVRALVARALAKQPEDRHRDAAAMALAARRAMSTPAGFGAVLSAPEPVEPPPALPAPAVPAAPAKPESTPAPAPTEPAPARDKRAGRRRLATLILPVVLVGGGGVTAQQFDLLPWQHPDQRTTAGSTPSPGSPGGPATGPAASATPPSTAPGTTQADPTPPASAPATDQAGNPVLPGTDPGTGANPGTGNGGGSNPGGTTNSSGGSNPGTGAGSNPGTGSGSASGGGSGNGGGGGGSTPNQPKPTTPATTPPATGSGPAKGCGGSGWGHLVNTGSGRSVGLGSDAVSAGVPVVSGGYTSYGWIMSSSNGVVTFTACAANSGISLGAPYAGSPNAAELAGASSYGDMTSWMVTDAGSGSFQLKFGYGIQSCLTDNGSGAALTVGTCSPGAKSQLFRFS; this comes from the coding sequence ATGTGGGGTCGGGGGACCGTGCTCGGGGGCCGCTACGCCCTCTCCGAACGGCTCGGCAGCGGCGCGATGGGCGAGGTCTGGCGGGCCGAGGACCAGGTGCTGGGCCGACAGGTCGCGGTGAAGATCGTGCTTCCGGCGCTGCTGGAGGACGAGGTCTTCGCCGCCCGGTTCCGCCGCGAGGCGACGGTGCTGGCCGCGATGAACCACCGCGGCGTGGTGCACATCCACGACTACGGCGAGGACGGCACCGACCCGGACGCCCGGACCGCGTACATCGTGATGGAGCTGCTGACCGGCAAGCCGCTCGACAAGGCCCGCGGCCGCACCGCCTTCCCGCCCGACCGGGCGCTGGACGTCGCGGCCCAGGTGCTGGACGCGCTGCACGCCGCGCACCAGCAGGGCATCGTGCACCGGGACATCAAGCCGTCCAACCTGATGATCGACCAGGACGGGCGGGTCACCGTCACCGACTTCGGCATCGCCCGCACCCTCGCCGACACCCGGATCACCACCGCCCACGCGGTGATCGGCACCGCCCTGTACATGGCCCCGGAACGCGCCGAGGGCAAGGACGCCTCGGCCGTGTCCGACCTGTACTCGGTCGGCGTGGTGCTGTACGAACTGCTGGCCGGTGCGGTGCCGTTCACCGGCGGGACGCCGCTCGAAGTGGTGCTCAAGCACGTCCGCGAGCCGGTGCCCGAGCTGCCCGCGGAGATACCCGCGCCGGTCCGGGCCCTGGTCGCCCGGGCGCTCGCCAAGCAGCCCGAGGACCGCCACCGGGACGCGGCGGCGATGGCCCTCGCCGCCCGCCGGGCGATGTCCACCCCGGCCGGGTTCGGCGCGGTGCTCTCCGCGCCCGAGCCCGTCGAACCCCCACCGGCCCTCCCGGCCCCGGCCGTACCCGCCGCGCCCGCCAAGCCGGAGAGCACCCCGGCCCCGGCCCCGACCGAGCCCGCCCCGGCCCGGGACAAGCGCGCCGGGCGCCGCCGCCTGGCCACCCTGATCCTGCCGGTGGTCCTGGTCGGCGGCGGTGGCGTGACGGCCCAGCAGTTCGACCTGCTGCCCTGGCAGCACCCGGACCAGCGGACCACGGCCGGTTCCACCCCGAGCCCCGGCAGCCCCGGCGGCCCCGCCACCGGCCCCGCCGCGAGCGCCACCCCGCCGTCCACCGCCCCGGGCACCACCCAGGCCGACCCCACCCCGCCCGCCTCCGCCCCGGCCACCGACCAGGCCGGCAACCCCGTCCTGCCGGGCACCGATCCCGGCACCGGCGCCAACCCGGGCACCGGCAACGGCGGCGGCAGCAACCCCGGTGGCACCACGAACAGTTCGGGCGGCAGCAACCCCGGCACCGGCGCGGGCAGCAACCCCGGCACCGGCTCGGGCTCGGCTTCCGGCGGCGGCTCCGGCAACGGCGGCGGCGGCGGTGGCAGCACCCCGAACCAGCCCAAGCCGACCACCCCCGCCACCACCCCGCCCGCCACCGGCTCGGGCCCGGCCAAGGGCTGCGGCGGCAGCGGCTGGGGCCACCTGGTGAACACCGGCAGCGGGCGCTCCGTCGGGCTCGGCTCGGACGCGGTCAGCGCGGGCGTCCCGGTGGTCTCCGGCGGCTACACCTCCTACGGCTGGATCATGAGCAGCAGCAACGGCGTGGTCACCTTCACCGCCTGCGCGGCCAACAGCGGCATCAGCCTCGGCGCGCCCTACGCCGGCAGCCCCAACGCCGCCGAACTGGCCGGGGCCTCCTCCTACGGCGACATGACCAGCTGGATGGTGACCGACGCCGGTTCCGGCTCCTTCCAGCTGAAGTTCGGCTACGGCATCCAGAGCTGCCTGACCGACAACGGCAGCGGCGCCGCCCTCACCGTCGGCACCTGCAGCCCGGGCGCCAAGTCCCAGCTCTTCCGCTTCTCCTGA
- a CDS encoding serine protein kinase RIO, with protein MRERFADSDSFSRIRPKGASRRGRRADRFDDSQPEYDYFAPAGFEADGHEGAEGYDHDDAEQEFLVPVTDGPAVGDRWSTWDQSTPTEKGPEPRPDWVVTELAAVDTELGIVKTGKEADVFLLERAVPDTGRRTLMAAKRYRDAQHRMFHRDSGYLEGRQHKESRVSRAMAKRTAFGKEAIAGQWAAAEFAALCRLWSAGVAVPYPVQITGTEILMEFVGDEDGTAAPRLAQLRTEEADIDDLWAQLGRSLALLAYDGYAHGDLSAYNILVHRGRLVIIDVPQIVDVVANPRGLSFLERDVRNVGAWFVSRGLPPASVEALVESLAADARLRR; from the coding sequence GTGCGCGAGCGCTTTGCCGACAGCGATTCCTTCTCCCGCATCCGCCCCAAGGGCGCTTCCCGTCGCGGCCGCCGGGCCGACCGCTTCGACGACTCCCAGCCCGAGTACGACTACTTCGCCCCGGCCGGGTTCGAGGCCGACGGCCACGAGGGCGCCGAGGGCTACGACCACGACGACGCCGAGCAGGAGTTCCTCGTCCCGGTGACCGACGGCCCCGCCGTCGGCGACCGCTGGTCCACCTGGGACCAGTCCACCCCGACCGAGAAGGGCCCCGAGCCGCGCCCCGACTGGGTCGTCACCGAACTCGCCGCGGTGGACACCGAGTTGGGCATCGTGAAGACCGGCAAGGAGGCGGACGTCTTCCTGCTGGAGCGCGCCGTCCCCGACACCGGCCGGCGCACCCTGATGGCCGCCAAGCGGTACCGGGACGCCCAGCACCGGATGTTCCACCGCGATTCCGGCTACCTCGAGGGCCGCCAGCACAAGGAGTCCCGGGTCAGCCGGGCGATGGCCAAGCGCACCGCCTTCGGCAAGGAGGCGATCGCCGGCCAGTGGGCGGCGGCCGAGTTCGCCGCGCTGTGCCGGCTCTGGTCGGCCGGTGTCGCCGTGCCGTACCCGGTGCAGATCACCGGCACCGAGATCCTGATGGAGTTCGTCGGCGACGAGGACGGCACGGCCGCGCCCCGGCTGGCCCAACTCCGCACCGAGGAGGCCGACATCGACGACCTGTGGGCCCAGCTGGGCCGCAGCCTCGCGCTGCTGGCCTACGACGGCTACGCCCACGGAGACCTGTCGGCGTACAACATCCTGGTGCACCGCGGCCGCCTGGTGATCATCGACGTTCCGCAGATCGTCGACGTGGTGGCCAACCCGCGCGGCCTCTCCTTCCTGGAGCGGGACGTCCGGAACGTCGGCGCCTGGTTCGTCTCCCGCGGCCTCCCGCCCGCGAGCGTCGAGGCCCTGGTCGAGTCCCTCGCCGCCGACGCCCGCCTGCGCCGCTGA
- a CDS encoding M9 family metallopeptidase — protein MALGFVGALAPTAGAAQGGQRAAAAKPAVPAKSAKSAPRSTEAAERRKDSDRDVRADASKRPPLAAKGEPGAARSLAAAATCNASDFTGRTGSALVTQIKASTVDCVNSLFLLKGNDAKLAFNESQMVSVANALRDLSADYPGDDSTSATQVVLYLRAGYYVQWYNPDVVGTYGSSLKSAIEGGLDRFFAGAHSQDVTDANGATLGEAVTLIDSAAENARYLNVVKRLLNGYNSSYDASWYMVNAVNNTYTVLWRGHQNSDFLPAVQADPSVLDALQSFASRNNAMLGGSNDFLVSNAGRELGRFLQYPALQAKARPLVKSLLDQSSITGRTAPLWVGLAEMTDSYDRANCSYYGTCDLASRLKAAVLTVNYTCSPSIRIIAQALTADQLTTACTSLKGQDAYFHGVVRDTGAVANDNNSTIEVVVFHSSSDYQTYAGTIFGISTDNGGMYLEGDPAAAGNQPRFVAYEAEWVRPDFQIWNLNHEYTHYLDGRFDMAGDFDAGMTTPTVWWVEGFAEYVSYSYRNVEYTDALTQAGQHTYALSTLFDTTYDNADQTRIYNWGYLAVRYMLQSHRSDLDAVLAKYRAGDWNGARTILKTTIGTRYDADFNAWLTACNGGNCGTPTTPTAPECTGADTRQLDKGCGRSNVAATVGNYAYFYLYVPAGTTSLTITASGGTGNADLYYNGSNWATTGSYTAKSTGSGNAETLTISNPPAGYNYVSLYGQQSFGGASVSTSY, from the coding sequence ATGGCCCTGGGTTTCGTCGGCGCGCTGGCGCCGACCGCCGGCGCCGCCCAGGGCGGGCAGCGGGCGGCCGCGGCCAAACCGGCCGTGCCCGCCAAGTCGGCGAAGTCGGCACCGCGCAGCACCGAGGCGGCCGAGCGCCGCAAGGACTCCGACCGCGACGTGCGGGCGGACGCCAGCAAGCGGCCGCCGCTGGCGGCCAAGGGCGAGCCCGGCGCGGCGCGGTCGCTGGCCGCCGCGGCGACCTGCAACGCCTCGGACTTCACCGGCCGGACCGGCAGCGCCCTGGTGACGCAGATCAAGGCGTCCACCGTGGACTGCGTCAACTCGCTGTTCCTGCTCAAGGGCAACGACGCGAAGCTGGCCTTCAACGAGTCGCAGATGGTCAGCGTGGCCAACGCGCTGCGCGACCTGTCCGCCGACTACCCGGGCGACGACTCCACTTCGGCCACCCAGGTCGTGCTGTACCTGCGGGCCGGCTACTACGTGCAGTGGTACAACCCGGACGTGGTCGGCACGTACGGCAGCAGCCTGAAGAGCGCGATCGAGGGCGGCCTGGACCGCTTCTTCGCCGGCGCGCACTCGCAGGACGTCACCGACGCGAACGGCGCCACCCTGGGCGAGGCGGTCACCCTGATCGACAGCGCCGCCGAGAACGCCCGCTACCTGAACGTCGTCAAGCGCCTGCTGAACGGCTACAACAGCAGCTACGACGCGTCCTGGTACATGGTCAACGCCGTCAACAACACCTACACGGTGCTCTGGCGCGGCCACCAGAACAGCGACTTCCTGCCCGCCGTGCAGGCCGACCCGAGCGTGCTGGACGCCCTGCAGTCCTTCGCCTCCCGCAACAACGCGATGCTCGGTGGCAGCAACGACTTCCTGGTCTCCAACGCCGGCCGCGAACTGGGCCGCTTCCTCCAGTACCCGGCGCTGCAGGCCAAGGCCCGGCCGCTGGTGAAGAGCCTGCTGGACCAGAGCTCGATCACCGGCCGCACCGCCCCGCTGTGGGTCGGCCTGGCCGAGATGACCGACAGCTACGACCGGGCCAACTGCTCGTACTACGGCACCTGCGACCTGGCGAGCCGGCTCAAGGCCGCGGTGCTGACGGTCAACTACACCTGCAGCCCCAGCATCAGGATCATCGCCCAGGCGCTGACGGCCGACCAGCTGACCACCGCCTGCACCAGCCTCAAGGGCCAGGACGCCTACTTCCACGGCGTGGTCCGGGACACCGGCGCGGTGGCGAACGACAACAACTCCACCATCGAGGTGGTGGTCTTCCACTCCAGCAGCGACTACCAGACCTACGCCGGCACCATCTTCGGGATCTCCACCGACAACGGCGGCATGTACCTGGAGGGCGACCCGGCCGCGGCGGGCAACCAGCCCCGGTTCGTCGCCTACGAGGCCGAGTGGGTCCGCCCGGACTTCCAGATCTGGAACCTCAACCACGAGTACACCCACTACCTCGACGGCCGGTTCGACATGGCCGGCGACTTCGACGCCGGCATGACCACCCCGACCGTCTGGTGGGTCGAGGGCTTCGCCGAGTACGTCTCCTACTCGTACCGCAACGTCGAGTACACCGACGCGCTCACCCAGGCCGGGCAGCACACCTACGCGCTGTCCACCCTGTTCGACACCACCTACGACAACGCCGACCAGACCCGGATCTACAACTGGGGCTACCTGGCCGTCCGCTACATGCTCCAGTCGCACCGCTCCGACCTGGACGCCGTGCTGGCCAAGTACCGCGCCGGTGACTGGAACGGGGCCCGGACGATCCTCAAGACCACCATCGGCACCCGCTACGACGCCGACTTCAACGCCTGGCTGACCGCCTGCAACGGCGGCAACTGCGGCACCCCGACCACCCCCACCGCCCCCGAGTGCACCGGCGCCGACACCCGGCAGCTCGACAAGGGATGCGGCCGCTCCAACGTCGCCGCCACCGTCGGCAACTACGCCTACTTCTACCTGTACGTCCCGGCCGGCACCACCAGCCTGACCATCACCGCGAGCGGCGGCACCGGCAACGCCGACCTCTACTACAACGGCAGCAACTGGGCCACCACCGGCTCCTACACCGCCAAGTCCACCGGCAGCGGCAACGCCGAGACCCTCACCATCAGCAACCCGCCCGCGGGCTACAACTACGTCAGCCTCTACGGCCAGCAGTCCTTCGGCGGCGCCTCCGTCAGCACCTCGTACTGA
- a CDS encoding dienelactone hydrolase family protein has protein sequence MAEIVLFHSAYGLRPAVTEAADRLRAAGHTVHTPDLYEGRTFDELEEGMAYRDEVGNDELLRRAVGAVAPLLPAAGGLVYAGFSLGGSLAQNLALADEQARGLLLLHGTSDLREDAATEIPVQLHVAEPDAFESEDWLNTWYLLMTRAGADVEVHRYRGAGHLYTDADLPDHDAEAAERTWAAALAFLAELDGQSERGGQGERGEQSEQG, from the coding sequence GTGGCCGAGATCGTCCTGTTCCACTCCGCGTACGGCCTGCGCCCCGCCGTCACCGAGGCCGCCGACCGGCTGCGCGCCGCCGGGCACACCGTGCACACCCCGGACCTGTACGAGGGCCGGACCTTCGACGAGCTGGAGGAGGGCATGGCGTACCGCGACGAGGTCGGCAACGACGAGCTGCTGCGGCGCGCGGTCGGCGCGGTCGCGCCGCTGCTGCCGGCGGCGGGCGGGCTGGTGTACGCCGGGTTCTCGCTCGGCGGGTCGCTGGCGCAGAACCTGGCGCTGGCCGACGAGCAGGCCCGCGGCCTGCTGCTCCTGCACGGCACCTCCGACCTGCGGGAGGACGCCGCCACGGAGATCCCGGTGCAACTGCACGTCGCCGAGCCGGACGCGTTCGAGTCCGAGGACTGGCTGAACACCTGGTACCTGCTGATGACCCGGGCCGGGGCCGACGTCGAGGTGCACCGCTACCGGGGCGCCGGGCACCTGTACACCGACGCGGACCTGCCCGACCACGACGCCGAGGCCGCCGAGCGGACCTGGGCGGCCGCGCTGGCGTTCCTGGCCGAGCTGGACGGGCAGAGCGAGCGGGGCGGGCAGGGCGAGCGGGGCGAGCAGAGCGAGCAGGGCTGA